One Polyangiaceae bacterium genomic window carries:
- the groL gene encoding chaperonin GroEL (60 kDa chaperone family; promotes refolding of misfolded polypeptides especially under stressful conditions; forms two stacked rings of heptamers to form a barrel-shaped 14mer; ends can be capped by GroES; misfolded proteins enter the barrel where they are refolded when GroES binds), with translation MAAKEIIYNESARSMILAGVNALADAVKVTLGPKGRNVVIEKSFGSPTVTKDGVTVAKEIELENRFENMGAQMVREVASKTSDIAGDGTTTATVLAQAIYREGSKLVAAGHNPMEIKRGIDKAVEAVVGHLKGAAKLTQDAKEIAQVGTISANGDQTIGKLLADAMEKVGKEGVITVEEAKSAETMLDVVEGMQFDRGYLSPYFVTDAESMKCVMEDCYLLISEKKISNMKDLLPVLEAIAKSQKQLLIIAEDVEGEALATLVVNKLRGTLHCAAVKAPGFGDRRKEMLKDLAVLTDGQVIAEELGLKLENVTISDLGRAKTVIIDKDNTTIVGGQGKKDKIKARQQEIRAQIEHTTSDYDREKLQERLAKLVGGVAVIKVGAATETEMKEKKARVEDALHATRAAVEEGIVAGGGVALIRAQESLLKLEVNDEQRFGINIIRRAMEEPLRQISANAGEEGSIVVQKVREGKGSFGYNAASGEYGDLITMGVIDPVKVVRSALQNAASVASLMLTTEALIAERPKEEKAAGGGAHAGHNHDF, from the coding sequence ATGGCTGCCAAGGAAATCATTTACAACGAAAGCGCTCGCAGCATGATCCTCGCGGGCGTCAATGCCCTCGCGGACGCAGTGAAAGTCACGCTCGGCCCCAAGGGTCGCAATGTCGTGATCGAGAAGAGCTTCGGTTCGCCCACCGTCACCAAGGACGGCGTGACCGTGGCCAAGGAAATCGAGCTCGAGAATCGCTTCGAGAACATGGGCGCGCAGATGGTGCGCGAAGTGGCGTCGAAGACGAGCGACATCGCGGGTGACGGCACGACGACGGCGACGGTGCTCGCGCAAGCGATCTACCGCGAAGGTTCGAAGCTCGTCGCGGCAGGGCACAACCCGATGGAGATCAAGCGCGGCATCGACAAGGCTGTCGAGGCTGTCGTGGGGCACCTGAAGGGCGCCGCCAAACTCACGCAAGATGCCAAGGAAATCGCGCAAGTTGGCACGATCAGCGCCAACGGCGATCAGACGATCGGCAAGCTCCTCGCGGACGCGATGGAGAAGGTCGGCAAGGAAGGCGTCATCACGGTCGAAGAGGCCAAGAGCGCCGAAACGATGCTCGATGTCGTCGAAGGCATGCAGTTCGACCGCGGCTATCTGTCGCCGTACTTCGTGACGGACGCGGAGTCGATGAAGTGCGTCATGGAGGACTGCTACCTCCTCATCTCCGAGAAGAAGATCTCGAACATGAAGGATCTTCTCCCGGTTCTCGAAGCGATCGCGAAGAGCCAGAAGCAGCTCTTGATCATCGCCGAGGACGTCGAGGGCGAGGCGCTCGCGACGCTCGTCGTGAACAAGCTCCGCGGCACGCTGCATTGCGCGGCCGTCAAGGCGCCGGGCTTCGGTGATCGCCGCAAGGAAATGCTGAAGGACCTCGCGGTTTTGACCGACGGTCAGGTGATCGCGGAAGAGCTCGGCTTGAAGCTCGAGAACGTGACGATCAGCGATCTCGGCCGCGCCAAGACCGTCATCATCGACAAGGACAACACGACGATCGTCGGTGGTCAGGGCAAGAAGGACAAGATCAAGGCGCGTCAGCAAGAGATCCGCGCGCAGATCGAGCACACGACGAGCGACTACGATCGCGAGAAGCTCCAGGAGCGTCTTGCCAAACTCGTCGGCGGCGTGGCCGTGATCAAGGTCGGCGCAGCGACCGAGACCGAGATGAAGGAGAAGAAGGCGCGCGTCGAAGACGCTCTGCATGCAACGCGCGCGGCCGTGGAAGAGGGCATCGTCGCTGGTGGCGGCGTGGCGCTCATCCGCGCGCAAGAGTCGCTCCTCAAGCTCGAAGTCAACGACGAGCAACGCTTCGGCATCAACATCATCCGTCGCGCGATGGAAGAGCCGCTCCGCCAGATCTCTGCAAACGCGGGCGAAGAAGGCTCGATCGTCGTGCAGAAGGTGCGCGAGGGTAAGGGCTCGTTCGGCTACAACGCGGCCTCGGGCGAATACGGCGACCTCATCACGATGGGCGTCATCGATCCGGTCAAGGTCGTTCGTTCGGCGCTGCAGAATGCGGCGAGCGTGGCCAGCCTGATGCTCACGACCGAGGCGCTCATTGCCGAGCGACCGAAGGAGGAGAAGGCGGCTGGTGGTGGCGCGCATGCGGGCCACAACCACGACTTCTGA
- a CDS encoding YihY/virulence factor BrkB family protein: protein MSSPRAPIEGGGIGGSALRALLRLIHYLDLHNASRAASAMAFDAFLSIIPLLAVAGWALHRLRDDVAHILAAVLRVAPPAVSAGLGAEFFRMSTTNAIVLAPLFLGAFLWVSSAGASTAMGVFETMFVSPPRPWWKRRIIGMALVLGSIPAVALVTTVAIVLARVAGSFGGRLVAAAAPLVIVTGMVAAFFRWTIWRPATVKRRVWPGAIVTVALWAIVSTIFSYYVGTLAQYATLYGNLASVAVLLFWLYLISLSVLVGGEINAQLEGVRDPAEEPEVKEDAEVAVLRNAGFSPDQILKAKRSVAGE, encoded by the coding sequence ATGTCGTCACCGCGCGCCCCGATCGAAGGGGGAGGGATTGGAGGTTCGGCCCTCCGCGCCCTCTTGCGGCTCATCCATTACCTCGACTTGCACAACGCATCGCGTGCGGCGAGCGCGATGGCGTTCGACGCGTTTCTGAGCATCATTCCTCTTTTGGCCGTGGCGGGCTGGGCGCTGCATCGGTTGCGTGACGACGTGGCCCACATCCTCGCAGCGGTTCTCCGCGTGGCTCCGCCGGCCGTGAGCGCGGGTCTCGGGGCTGAATTCTTTCGGATGTCGACCACGAATGCGATTGTGCTCGCGCCGCTCTTTCTTGGTGCGTTTTTGTGGGTTTCTTCGGCAGGCGCATCGACGGCGATGGGCGTATTCGAGACGATGTTCGTGAGTCCTCCGCGGCCGTGGTGGAAGCGGAGGATCATTGGTATGGCGCTCGTGCTCGGCTCGATTCCCGCCGTGGCGCTCGTGACGACGGTGGCCATTGTATTGGCGCGGGTTGCTGGTTCTTTTGGCGGCCGATTGGTAGCAGCCGCCGCGCCGCTCGTGATTGTAACGGGCATGGTTGCGGCATTTTTTCGATGGACGATTTGGCGCCCTGCTACGGTCAAGCGTCGCGTGTGGCCGGGCGCAATCGTCACGGTGGCGCTGTGGGCCATCGTATCGACGATATTTTCGTATTATGTCGGCACATTGGCGCAATATGCGACGCTTTATGGAAACCTTGCCAGCGTGGCGGTGCTGCTTTTTTGGTTGTATTTGATTTCATTGTCGGTGCTCGTGGGTGGCGAAATCAATGCGCAGCTCGAAGGCGTGCGAGATCCGGCCGAAGAGCCCGAGGTGAAGGAGGACGCGGAAGTCGCGGTCCTTCGCAATGCGGGGTTTTCTCCAGATCAGATTTTGAAGGCGAAGCGGTCGGTCGCGGGGGAATGA
- a CDS encoding S9 family peptidase produces MRSLATYFIPFLLAACAAPTQSTPPSPPDATPKPTPTVAQADAEKKKDEPKVEDPYLWLEEVAGEKPLAWVTERNAKTKTELEGAPGFAGLRDRLRRIYDSKDKIPMPSALGKYVYNFWQDETHPQGLYRRTSLAEFKKPEPKWEVVIDVDALGKAENEKWVWHGANCLYPKYERCLVSLSRGGADASVVREFDTVKKEFVKDGFILPEAKSAIHWKDIDTVYVGTDFGPGSMTDSGYPRIVKEWKRGTKLSEAKTLFEAQKTDMVTRAYRIHDRGSTYDLVSRHPSFFTEEVFLREGDKLEKIDKPEDADVSIWDGQILLQLRKAWTIGSKTWPSGALLATSLKDFRAGKREFHILFEPKPNTSLDTYSTTKSHIVTVELEDVKSSVYVHTRTKDGFARTKLETTSAMGSVHAWAYGRHTSDDYWIMEDGFLNPQALSLGSLGKKNAASLVKKNPAFFDASGLEVTQHFVTSKDGTKVPYFQVSKKNLPLDGSAPTVLHGYGGFEISMKPFYAAKIGAAWIERGGVFIEANIRGGSEYGPAWHQAALKENRQRAYDDFIAIAEDLIKRKVTSTPKLGIVGGSNGGLLMGVMLTQRPDLFGAIVCQVPLLDMMRYHKLLAGASWMEEYGDPDKPEERATLAKFSPYQNVKAGPKYPRTLFTTSTRDDRVHPGHARKMVARMLEQGHDLLYYENIEGGHGGAANNEQRAYMDALAYTFFANQLGLK; encoded by the coding sequence ATGCGAAGCCTCGCGACGTATTTCATCCCCTTCCTGCTCGCTGCCTGCGCAGCTCCAACGCAATCCACGCCGCCGTCGCCGCCCGATGCGACGCCGAAACCAACGCCCACGGTTGCTCAGGCCGACGCGGAAAAAAAGAAGGACGAACCCAAAGTGGAAGACCCGTACCTGTGGCTCGAAGAAGTCGCCGGCGAAAAGCCGCTGGCATGGGTGACCGAGCGTAATGCGAAAACGAAGACGGAGCTCGAAGGTGCGCCGGGATTCGCAGGACTTCGCGATCGTTTGCGTCGCATATACGACTCGAAAGACAAAATCCCCATGCCGAGCGCGCTTGGGAAGTACGTCTACAACTTCTGGCAAGACGAAACGCATCCGCAAGGCCTTTATCGGCGGACGTCTCTTGCCGAATTCAAGAAGCCGGAACCCAAGTGGGAAGTGGTCATCGACGTCGACGCCCTCGGGAAAGCCGAAAATGAAAAATGGGTTTGGCATGGTGCAAACTGCCTGTATCCCAAGTACGAGCGTTGTTTGGTGAGCCTCTCGCGCGGCGGAGCCGATGCTTCCGTCGTTCGCGAATTCGACACGGTGAAGAAAGAATTCGTCAAGGATGGCTTCATCTTGCCCGAGGCGAAAAGTGCAATTCATTGGAAGGACATCGATACCGTGTACGTGGGGACCGACTTCGGGCCCGGTTCGATGACCGATTCTGGTTATCCGCGCATCGTCAAAGAATGGAAGCGCGGCACGAAATTGTCGGAAGCAAAGACGCTTTTCGAGGCGCAAAAAACCGATATGGTCACGCGTGCGTACCGCATTCACGATCGTGGAAGCACGTACGACTTGGTCTCCCGCCACCCGTCGTTCTTCACCGAAGAAGTGTTTTTGCGTGAAGGAGACAAGCTCGAAAAAATCGACAAACCCGAAGATGCCGACGTGAGCATTTGGGATGGGCAGATCTTGCTGCAGCTTCGCAAAGCTTGGACCATTGGCAGCAAAACGTGGCCGTCGGGAGCGCTGCTTGCCACGTCGCTAAAGGATTTTCGCGCGGGAAAACGCGAATTCCACATCCTGTTCGAGCCAAAGCCGAATACGTCGCTCGATACGTATTCCACGACGAAGTCGCACATTGTGACCGTGGAGCTCGAAGACGTCAAAAGCTCGGTTTACGTCCACACGCGGACGAAAGACGGGTTTGCTCGAACGAAGCTGGAAACGACGTCAGCGATGGGCTCGGTCCATGCATGGGCATACGGCAGGCACACGTCGGATGACTATTGGATCATGGAGGATGGGTTTCTGAATCCGCAGGCGCTGTCGTTGGGATCGCTCGGCAAAAAGAATGCGGCATCGCTCGTGAAGAAGAATCCTGCATTCTTCGATGCATCGGGGCTCGAGGTGACGCAGCATTTCGTCACGTCCAAAGACGGCACGAAAGTTCCCTACTTTCAGGTGTCCAAGAAAAACCTGCCGCTCGATGGATCGGCTCCCACGGTGCTGCACGGGTATGGCGGCTTCGAGATTTCCATGAAGCCGTTCTACGCGGCAAAGATTGGTGCAGCGTGGATCGAGCGGGGTGGCGTATTCATCGAAGCGAACATCCGCGGAGGTAGCGAATACGGTCCGGCGTGGCATCAAGCGGCGCTCAAAGAGAATCGGCAGCGAGCGTACGATGATTTCATTGCGATTGCCGAGGATCTCATCAAGCGCAAGGTCACTTCGACGCCGAAGCTCGGAATCGTCGGTGGATCCAATGGTGGGCTGCTCATGGGCGTGATGCTCACGCAAAGGCCCGATCTATTCGGTGCGATCGTGTGTCAGGTCCCGCTGCTCGACATGATGCGATACCACAAGCTGCTTGCAGGCGCGTCGTGGATGGAGGAGTACGGTGACCCCGACAAACCCGAAGAGCGAGCGACGCTGGCAAAGTTTTCTCCGTACCAAAACGTAAAGGCCGGGCCCAAATATCCGCGCACGCTCTTCACGACGTCGACACGTGATGATCGCGTTCATCCGGGTCACGCTCGCAAAATGGTCGCGCGTATGCTCGAGCAAGGGCACGACCTTTTGTATTACGAAAACATCGAAGGCGGTCACGGAGGAGCTGCGAACAACGAGCAACGCGCCTACATGGATGCGCTCGCGTATACGTTCTTCGCGAACCAGCTCGGGTTGAAGTAG
- a CDS encoding VWA domain-containing protein, with product MARFLQWLGVGLGLSLSGVVGMGMGCSAGGNRTTGGGGAGGGDWTNGGNGNNASSSGSMASSSGGGSGGFNMGDAGLPACATFSAKAAQAPAAMIIVLDGSASMNNVGKWSAAQLAIINAIDKDVFDTMSLGLMVFPSNFMNPPACICSFIGFDQATCNQLLAPGVSCGVSVLPQVPMAEAGLNKSNAAMGVRRQIYDWLVSHNPLSNADDGSPIYQALKNSYDVLKLQNIDRRIAVLITDGGFSCTSVSSPPRAGYADGYGCLDWEYPASVNTLISDARNDASKPINTFIVGVPGSNSTGQKDGTFDTAPYNMLLALSTYAVSGSPDTVDPSCSKDAMFTQGGAAPAKPCHLDLSTGPFDANVLADGISKIRGAALGCVYDLPPPPMGQTIDKATVNVNVTIDGMTTTLPKRKDPLDLCTVDGCWDYTPDDKVRIYGKTCEDLSNAKAGQVDIYVGCETILK from the coding sequence ATGGCGCGCTTTCTGCAATGGCTTGGTGTTGGCTTGGGATTGAGCTTGTCGGGTGTGGTTGGAATGGGGATGGGATGTAGTGCGGGAGGTAATCGGACGACCGGGGGAGGTGGAGCGGGCGGTGGGGATTGGACGAATGGAGGAAACGGCAATAACGCGTCCAGTTCGGGAAGTATGGCGTCGTCTTCTGGGGGGGGATCGGGCGGATTCAACATGGGTGACGCGGGATTACCCGCGTGCGCGACGTTTTCGGCAAAAGCCGCTCAAGCGCCGGCGGCCATGATCATCGTCCTCGACGGCAGTGCGAGCATGAACAATGTGGGCAAATGGAGCGCGGCGCAGCTCGCGATCATCAATGCAATCGACAAGGACGTATTCGATACGATGTCGCTGGGCTTGATGGTTTTTCCGAGCAACTTCATGAATCCGCCGGCGTGTATTTGCTCATTCATCGGGTTCGACCAGGCGACCTGCAATCAATTGTTGGCACCGGGCGTTTCGTGCGGCGTATCGGTATTGCCGCAAGTGCCGATGGCGGAAGCGGGATTGAACAAATCGAATGCAGCGATGGGCGTACGCCGGCAAATCTACGATTGGCTCGTGAGCCACAATCCGCTCAGCAATGCCGACGACGGTTCGCCCATCTATCAAGCTCTGAAAAACAGCTATGACGTGCTCAAGCTGCAAAACATTGACCGCCGCATTGCCGTGCTCATCACGGATGGTGGTTTCAGTTGCACGTCCGTGTCGAGTCCCCCGCGAGCGGGTTATGCCGATGGTTATGGGTGTCTCGATTGGGAATACCCGGCGAGCGTCAATACGCTCATTTCTGACGCACGGAACGATGCGAGCAAACCCATCAATACGTTCATCGTCGGCGTACCGGGATCGAATAGCACTGGGCAAAAGGATGGCACGTTCGACACGGCGCCGTACAACATGCTGCTGGCGCTCTCCACGTATGCGGTGAGCGGTTCGCCCGATACGGTGGATCCATCGTGTTCGAAGGATGCGATGTTTACGCAAGGTGGAGCAGCCCCGGCCAAACCGTGCCATTTGGATCTATCGACGGGGCCTTTCGATGCCAACGTGCTTGCTGACGGCATTAGCAAGATTCGTGGCGCAGCGCTTGGATGCGTTTACGACTTGCCCCCGCCGCCCATGGGACAAACCATCGACAAGGCGACGGTAAACGTCAACGTGACGATTGATGGTATGACGACGACGCTGCCGAAGCGAAAGGATCCGCTCGATTTGTGTACGGTGGACGGGTGCTGGGATTACACGCCCGACGACAAGGTGCGCATTTACGGAAAAACCTGCGAGGATCTGAGCAACGCCAAGGCTGGTCAGGTCGACATTTACGTCGGCTGCGAGACGATCCTCAAATAG
- a CDS encoding ATP-binding protein, translated as MGTPRSSPVPAFVTRATTGDETATWAPERASGFARGCVTEGELCFLGSLHELVAIGLYRPSLDALVSGAGPVARPPMDRAYLLKVLEEETSRQFAHPLRPVVELVLNAVDASTERPARVDVRIGSGLVTVSDTGVGMDLCAILSRLLIPFATDKRAGIDLGRFGVGFFSVIGLGLPDPRSLSIEIETGDGKSGFALCVRADGPEVSSLVCSIRRVAPMQGTCARLRSALLEPESLRAYLRDTLHFFPADRSLIEVDGMPINDGRFLVGGKQFADSIGGDGGPHVARYHVGGRGLAMGIGAATYHAGVKVEGCLAIPELSLIDFPAAVELTEGRDALKPCRTFHATAARFYRRLAELGSASETPRKTADRLAELAAQISALMLRSTAWTEVAPELARRLLGPNRYLVSVERRELLVGFLGSTIEERLFVPESFWAEREWQGFVPGERELLEKELEMTPVESLASVVWRRPDLVGLCALAARVERSEQVLVTLARGRRLPPGPLPCIGVRQTIVVREDSPAVTGLSGWTETYALRVAFERACGTREPDLEREIIVNEPLLTRGVI; from the coding sequence ATGGGGACACCGCGCAGCTCACCGGTACCGGCGTTTGTCACGAGAGCAACGACGGGAGATGAAACGGCGACTTGGGCGCCCGAGCGTGCGTCGGGCTTCGCCCGCGGATGCGTCACGGAGGGGGAGCTGTGTTTTTTGGGCTCCCTTCACGAGCTCGTGGCCATCGGCCTGTACCGACCGTCACTCGACGCGCTCGTTTCAGGCGCGGGCCCCGTCGCTCGTCCTCCCATGGATCGCGCCTACCTCCTCAAGGTGCTCGAGGAAGAGACGAGCCGGCAGTTCGCTCATCCGCTCCGGCCCGTCGTCGAGCTGGTGTTGAACGCGGTGGATGCATCTACCGAGCGGCCGGCGCGAGTGGATGTGCGCATCGGCAGTGGCCTCGTGACGGTCTCCGATACGGGCGTCGGCATGGATCTTTGCGCGATCCTGTCGCGGCTGCTCATCCCGTTCGCGACGGACAAACGCGCAGGTATCGACCTCGGACGTTTTGGCGTCGGATTTTTTTCCGTCATCGGGCTCGGGCTTCCCGACCCGAGAAGTTTGTCGATCGAGATTGAGACGGGCGATGGCAAGAGCGGGTTTGCGCTCTGCGTGCGAGCCGATGGTCCGGAAGTTTCGTCGCTCGTGTGTTCGATTCGGCGGGTCGCTCCGATGCAGGGCACCTGTGCTCGGCTGCGCTCAGCGCTTCTCGAGCCGGAATCGCTGCGCGCGTATTTGCGCGACACGCTGCACTTTTTTCCGGCTGACCGGTCGCTCATCGAGGTCGACGGAATGCCCATCAACGACGGTCGATTTCTCGTGGGCGGCAAGCAATTCGCCGACTCGATCGGCGGCGACGGTGGACCGCACGTCGCGCGGTATCACGTCGGCGGTCGAGGGCTCGCGATGGGGATCGGAGCTGCGACGTATCACGCGGGTGTGAAGGTCGAGGGATGCCTTGCGATTCCAGAGCTGTCGCTGATCGACTTTCCAGCGGCGGTGGAGCTGACCGAAGGGCGCGATGCCTTGAAGCCTTGCCGCACATTTCACGCGACGGCTGCGAGGTTTTACCGGCGCCTGGCCGAGCTCGGATCAGCGTCGGAAACACCGCGAAAAACCGCGGATCGTCTGGCCGAGCTTGCCGCGCAGATCAGCGCGCTGATGTTGCGCTCGACGGCGTGGACCGAAGTCGCGCCCGAACTTGCGCGGCGACTGCTCGGTCCCAATCGTTATTTGGTTTCCGTCGAGAGGCGCGAGCTGCTCGTTGGGTTTTTGGGGTCGACGATCGAAGAGCGACTCTTCGTGCCCGAAAGTTTTTGGGCGGAGCGCGAATGGCAAGGGTTTGTCCCCGGCGAGCGCGAGCTGCTCGAGAAGGAGCTCGAGATGACGCCAGTGGAGAGTTTGGCGAGCGTCGTGTGGCGCAGGCCCGATCTCGTTGGTTTGTGTGCCCTTGCCGCTCGCGTCGAACGGTCGGAGCAAGTGCTCGTGACGCTTGCGCGCGGTCGTCGTTTGCCGCCGGGGCCGCTTCCGTGCATCGGCGTGCGACAGACCATCGTCGTGCGCGAAGACTCGCCCGCGGTCACGGGTTTGTCCGGGTGGACCGAGACGTATGCGTTGCGGGTCGCCTTCGAGCGAGCTTGCGGAACGCGAGAGCCTGATCTCGAGCGAGAAATCATCGTCAACGAACCTCTCCTCACGCGCGGAGTCATCTGA
- a CDS encoding ATP-binding protein — MTAIHSGRLSDLLLVRVHGRTAAYLSASLAEREVIVEACREEATVPDLAERILARTIYSQASTRIAPLRELVQNALDASAKGRAIDIRSSLDGAEITVTDHGSGMTADGMLTDLLVPFRSAKEDIEVAIGEHGVGFFSALEIAPRLEVKTRTATDAHWLRVEPIGSGPPYADFAWTIGPLPRDESRTGTSVRLLLSERISRSLLAAEIGAAAAFVDPSIARIYVDGVMINVARARMRRVAKVAMTDERLGGLGELELWIGREGAGTPPQLTITQRGLLVATRQDPFTSPELGLHRDLARAILSAGFGFVVDLPLDVPLNKGRSGVTAYAASAVDAAVVTAFERFVLHDALYDRELLRAVDHRLSSVLDRLLTIALSGQTIPKETPASTEDVASSRRPSSLASPPESERRLQKPKPTVAAPEEVVRFADALLDTPSLRVTILSDTHETSFGVLTLRHAFELYRAGRLRLAGEPLVAGRAYISLHDPLADALWRRLSALEPMNGHGGSHDRRSRTVGAFAMARVDRETLLTSARGLRGVEAVASAMTILEGIDAAVSLAAEMAPSPISVHQDLYGPDEMAHTDGSGISVNLASGRVRALLISVLHQDDTAAFGALVDLVLHEKTHVSLASFVPHANAEHGASFYRRKDQLRRRLLEAVATGAVGDPIAWLRAARRGLTCIELPSPEALAAVFRVAAA, encoded by the coding sequence ATGACGGCCATTCATTCGGGACGTTTGTCGGACTTGCTGCTCGTGCGCGTGCACGGACGCACGGCTGCTTATTTGTCGGCAAGCCTCGCTGAACGCGAAGTCATCGTGGAAGCGTGTCGCGAGGAAGCGACCGTTCCGGATTTGGCCGAACGCATCCTCGCCAGAACGATCTACTCGCAAGCCTCCACGCGCATCGCGCCCTTGCGCGAGCTCGTGCAGAACGCGCTCGATGCTTCGGCGAAGGGTCGAGCGATCGACATTCGTTCGTCGCTCGACGGCGCTGAGATCACGGTGACGGATCACGGCAGTGGGATGACGGCCGACGGGATGCTCACGGACCTGCTCGTGCCGTTTCGCAGTGCCAAGGAGGACATCGAGGTTGCGATCGGGGAGCACGGCGTTGGATTTTTCAGTGCGCTCGAAATTGCGCCGCGTCTCGAGGTGAAGACGCGCACGGCGACGGACGCACATTGGTTGCGGGTCGAACCAATTGGATCGGGCCCGCCCTACGCCGACTTCGCATGGACGATCGGACCACTGCCGCGCGACGAGAGCCGCACGGGGACGAGCGTGCGGCTCCTCTTGAGCGAGCGGATCAGCCGATCGCTCTTGGCTGCGGAGATCGGCGCTGCAGCGGCATTCGTGGATCCGTCGATCGCACGCATCTACGTCGATGGCGTAATGATCAACGTTGCGCGTGCGCGCATGAGGCGCGTGGCGAAAGTGGCGATGACGGACGAACGCCTTGGGGGTCTGGGCGAGCTCGAGTTGTGGATCGGTCGCGAAGGTGCGGGCACGCCGCCGCAACTGACGATCACGCAGCGCGGGCTTCTCGTAGCGACGCGACAGGATCCGTTCACGTCTCCGGAGCTTGGTCTGCATCGCGATCTTGCGAGGGCCATTCTATCGGCGGGGTTTGGCTTCGTGGTGGACTTGCCGCTCGACGTGCCGCTCAACAAGGGTCGTTCGGGCGTGACGGCGTACGCCGCGAGTGCTGTGGATGCGGCGGTGGTGACGGCGTTCGAGAGGTTTGTCCTGCACGATGCATTGTACGATCGTGAACTGTTGCGCGCGGTGGATCACCGCCTCTCTTCGGTGCTCGATCGATTGCTCACGATTGCCTTGTCCGGACAAACGATCCCCAAGGAAACGCCTGCCTCTACGGAGGATGTTGCGTCGTCCCGGCGCCCGTCGTCGCTAGCCTCGCCGCCGGAATCGGAACGGCGTTTGCAGAAGCCCAAGCCGACGGTGGCGGCGCCCGAGGAAGTCGTGCGGTTTGCCGATGCGCTGCTCGACACGCCATCTTTGCGAGTGACGATCCTGAGCGACACGCACGAGACCAGTTTTGGCGTGCTCACGTTGCGTCACGCATTCGAGCTGTATCGAGCGGGCCGGTTGCGGCTCGCGGGTGAGCCGCTCGTTGCGGGACGGGCCTACATATCGCTACACGATCCGCTCGCGGATGCGCTTTGGCGTCGCCTGTCGGCGCTCGAACCGATGAATGGTCATGGGGGCTCGCATGATCGGCGGTCGCGCACGGTGGGGGCATTTGCAATGGCGCGGGTGGATCGCGAAACGCTTCTCACGAGTGCGCGTGGGCTCCGTGGAGTGGAGGCGGTGGCGTCGGCGATGACGATTCTCGAAGGGATCGACGCGGCAGTTTCACTGGCAGCGGAGATGGCACCATCGCCGATTTCGGTGCACCAGGACTTGTATGGTCCGGACGAGATGGCACACACGGATGGAAGTGGGATCAGCGTCAATTTGGCGTCGGGGCGGGTACGTGCGCTCTTGATTTCGGTGCTCCATCAGGACGACACGGCGGCATTTGGAGCGCTCGTGGACTTGGTGCTGCACGAAAAGACGCACGTATCGCTGGCGAGTTTCGTGCCTCATGCGAATGCCGAGCACGGCGCGAGTTTTTACCGGCGCAAGGATCAGTTGCGTCGTCGACTGCTCGAAGCGGTGGCGACGGGCGCCGTGGGTGATCCGATCGCGTGGCTTCGCGCGGCGCGGCGCGGATTGACGTGCATCGAGCTGCCGTCGCCGGAAGCGCTTGCTGCCGTATTTCGCGTCGCTGCGGCGTGA
- a CDS encoding 4-vinyl reductase, which yields MGQSRRRGWSRSIQGQRGALMGLIQEVAQTHRPILGNDIPLLVFRVFRHFSAGYVEEVLGRGAAVVFQNGGRELGKEAGQMLYKPNTQDYLKEVVDFVRDSRIGILIPRQLDDKLLVVDLDECITCAGMASISKRICHFEVGFVAGVTEVLIKRKPKAYETKCGANGEGTCQVTVELG from the coding sequence ATGGGGCAAAGCAGGCGTCGAGGTTGGTCCAGGTCAATCCAAGGACAAAGAGGTGCTCTAATGGGTCTCATCCAAGAAGTCGCTCAGACCCACAGGCCGATTCTGGGAAACGACATTCCGCTGTTGGTCTTCCGCGTGTTCCGGCACTTTTCGGCGGGTTACGTCGAGGAAGTGCTTGGACGCGGGGCGGCGGTCGTTTTTCAGAACGGCGGCAGGGAGCTTGGCAAAGAAGCTGGTCAGATGTTGTACAAGCCGAATACGCAAGACTACCTCAAAGAGGTGGTCGATTTCGTGCGGGATTCGCGCATCGGCATTCTCATCCCGCGCCAACTCGATGACAAGTTGCTCGTCGTCGATCTCGACGAATGCATCACTTGCGCGGGCATGGCGAGTATTTCGAAGCGGATCTGCCACTTCGAGGTCGGGTTTGTCGCCGGTGTCACCGAGGTTCTGATCAAGAGAAAGCCGAAGGCGTACGAGACAAAGTGCGGCGCCAACGGCGAAGGTACGTGTCAGGTAACGGTCGAATTGGGCTAG
- a CDS encoding roadblock/LC7 domain-containing protein encodes MGSAMVSTDGFVIASLLPSEIDEELVSGMAAALLGVGERIAHELMGGQMEQTYVRGKQGYVILNAVGQEALLIVLTTPDAKLGLVFLDIRRRVGELAKIV; translated from the coding sequence ATGGGGTCGGCGATGGTGAGCACCGACGGCTTCGTCATTGCATCGCTGCTACCGAGTGAGATTGACGAAGAGCTGGTCTCTGGTATGGCCGCCGCATTGCTCGGTGTCGGCGAGCGTATCGCCCACGAGCTCATGGGGGGCCAGATGGAGCAGACGTACGTGCGCGGCAAGCAGGGGTACGTCATCCTGAACGCCGTCGGACAAGAGGCGCTCCTCATCGTCCTCACAACGCCGGACGCCAAGCTTGGTCTCGTGTTCCTCGACATTCGCCGGCGTGTTGGTGAGTTGGCGAAGATCGTGTGA